The genomic interval CACTTGTCGTCATTAACATAGAAAGAGGATTGTTTTTACCATATTCCTTAATTTTCGGTTTACCTTGTATGCCAGCCATTTCTGACAAACCATCAATGGCATCATATAAATTTCCAAGTTCATCAACTAAGCCAAGCTCTTTTGCCTGTTTTCCAGTATAAACGCGACCATCCGCAAGTCTTTTCACCGTTTCAAGCTCCATATGCCGACCTTCTGCAACAACTTCAACAAATCCCTGGTAAATTTCATCAACCATGGTCTGTAAAATCACACGTTCTTCCTCGGTCATTGGACGATCACTCGATAGAATATCCTTGTGAACTCCGCTTTTAATTTTTTCCTGACGTATTCCAATTTTTTTATATAATTCTTCCCAATTAGAATATGGCATATAAACACCAATACTGCCTGTTAAGGTGGTCGGATTTGCATAAATTTTATCGGTGCAAGCAGCCAGCCAGTATCCACCCGATGCGGCTACATCTCCCATGGAAGTGACAATTGGTTTCCCCTGCGCACGAATTTTTTTAATTTCTTCACCGACTTCTTCGGTTGCAGTTGAACTTCCGCCCGGACTATTAATCCTAAGTACAATGCCCTGAACAGAAGGATCATCACTAGCCTCGTGCAGCTGTTTAATCAAATTATCCGTTCCGCCATTCTCTGATAATATACTGCTTGTACCACGTCCGCCGGTAATCGCTCCCTCTACATAAATCACAGCAATTTTATTGCCTGTTGTAACGGATTGCTTACTTACGGTCTTATTTCCAAACGTCAGGATTCCCACAGACACAAGTATGACTACACTTAATATCACCATAATAAGTTTCTTTCGCATTGTTTACACCTCACTTTTAGCAAGCAAGACTGTTGGATTCTCCAACAGTCTTGCTTATTTTCATAAATTATTGATTTAATGCGGCTTTAACAAAATCTTTAAATAAAGGATGTGGGTTATTAGGGCGTGATTTTAATTCAGGATGAAATTGCGAACCAACAAACCAAGGATGGTCTTTTACTTCTACGATTTCCACTAAACTATCATCTGGCAATGTACCGGCGATAACCAACCCTGCTTCTTCAAGCTGTTTACGGTATAGGTTATTAAATTCAAAACGATGACGATGACGCTCATGGATGAGTTCCGATTGATAAGCTGTATAAGTATTCGTATTCGGAGCAACTTTGCAAGGGTAAGCACCTAAACGCATCGTACCGCCCTTTTCCTCCACATCAATCTGAGATGACATCAAATCGATGACAGGATATTTCACATCTGGGGCAAATTCCGTACTATGTGCATCTTCCATATTGCATACATGACGTGCAAATTCAATCACTGCACATTGCATTCCCAGACA from Massilibacillus massiliensis carries:
- the sppA gene encoding signal peptide peptidase SppA, with translation MRKKLIMVILSVVILVSVGILTFGNKTVSKQSVTTGNKIAVIYVEGAITGGRGTSSILSENGGTDNLIKQLHEASDDPSVQGIVLRINSPGGSSTATEEVGEEIKKIRAQGKPIVTSMGDVAASGGYWLAACTDKIYANPTTLTGSIGVYMPYSNWEELYKKIGIRQEKIKSGVHKDILSSDRPMTEEERVILQTMVDEIYQGFVEVVAEGRHMELETVKRLADGRVYTGKQAKELGLVDELGNLYDAIDGLSEMAGIQGKPKIKEYGKNNPLSMLMTTSDKAEILKALLETIPAENDVKSVVPMAIPAKW